GGCCCTCAGCTTCTTCTTGCCAATGTAAGGCTCACATACTGGCCTCTTGGAGGTAGAAACCTAGCTAAGCAAACTGTACGTAATTGTGTTCGTTGCACGCGGTTTAAAGCTCAACCTATTCAAGTCGTCATGGGCAACTTACCCAGCGAGAGAACACAACTACAATTTCCCTTTTTGAATACAGGTTTAGATTACGCTGGGCCAGTGCTGATAGCCGACCGGAAGGGCAGAggatgtaaattaattaaatcttatatttgCGTCTTTGTATGTTTTGCAGTTAGAGCCGTGCATCTAGAGCTAGTCTCAGACCTCACTAAAGAGGCCTTTCTAGGAGCCTTTAATCGCTTTATTAGTCGACGTGGTAAGCCTCAGCGGGTATTCTCCGACAACGGCACTACTTTTGTGCGAGCTTTTAATGAGCTTTCACGTCTTCTACAAGTTTCATCCAATACTATTTCCAATGACATTGCAAACGAAggtatagaatttaaatttattcctgCATACAGCCCGCATTTTGGCGGTTTATGGGAAGCAGCTGTTAAATccattaaaactttattacgTAGAGTCATGAGTTTAACTCATCTTACTTATGAAGAGCTTTCAACCTGTCTCATTCAAATAGAGGCAATTCTTAATTCTAGACCTTTAACACCTCACTCCACCGATCCTAGTGACCTATCCTATTTATCTCCCGCTCACTTCTTAATCGGACGACCGCTCACTACTGTTCCTCGTCCTCAGATGCCAGACGACGTGAACCTGCAGCGCCTGCCTCGCTACGACCGCATTGAGAACTTGCGACAGCACTTTTGGCGACGTTACTCAAATGAATACGTTTCTATTTTGCAGCAAAGGGCCAAGTGGCATACAGGCTATCAAGACCTAAAACCAGGTACCATGGTGCTAGTGAGGGACTCCCATCTTCCTCCTCTTCTGTGGCTCTTGGGCAGAGTCACCAATGTTCATCCTGGGTCTGACGGGCGCAGCAGAGTTGCCGACATTACGACGAGAAAGGGAGTCATAACACGGGCATACAACATGCTTTGCCCTTTGCCCGTGCCTTAATCGGAGACTTCTTGAAGCCTTACTACTTCAACCCGGGGAATATGTTCCTGTCGTCTCATCGGCGAGAGTGGGGGCTTGCGTTCGTGGCGGAGCGGCGCTCGCACCTAGGCCGACGGCGGAACCAGTCGCCTTAAGAACTTGACCCGCGCGCACATGCACTAACGCTAGCATTACATTAACTTGCATCTATTAATTACGTAATACAGTCCTTTTGTGAAACAAGGTATTTTAATTCAAGACCACCAGAAGCCACAACTGGAGCTTGATATTCAACAATTGGTATAAACTTATGTCAGGCCATGCGTGTAATTAGGTATGATGGCCGCCGGCCGCGAAAGTAGCCTGGAGAAGGAGAGATCGCAAGTTATGCCAACCCAACAAGGAGATGCGTCCGCTGGTTTCAGAAATTAGCAATAGAATTGTTACTCTCAACAGCTGTTACTAACGCCTGTTTAATGTATAATGACAGCAAAAAGTACACTGTTTCGCACCTACGAGAAAGCTTATGTCGTCAAATGTTAGGAATTCCAATTGATAATTCAACACTGAGGGTATGTTCGGATATTCACTACGAGCAcagcacagtgctatcactagAAAAATTCATTCcgttatgacgtcataaattgccgccatattctacttgtgagcactggcgttttcgagggtcagtcaaaaccactcgagagTCGAGTCACATTGACTACATCAGATATCATTCAAACATTAACCCagtctaatattaaaataccgtACAACATTGCATCTATAATCGATATGTTTAACAATCCAGAAGCTATTAAAATGGCAGTACTTCAAAAAATTCTACAATGTAACTGTAGAAGTGCAGtttctaaaaaaatttaaattatctacTTAATAAACAAGCATAAGGCTTGTTTACTTTCGGAGACTTGGCTAAAGCTAGGCTCCCCTTTTAAAATGCACGGATTTTCTTGCAGAGACTATAGGTCTGATGAGTATGGTGGTGCCGCTTTACTTATGGAGAAACACTATCTCTTTCTATCCGCTATCACTTCCTACCTATAGTCATTTTTCCTTGGTAGCAGCAcaggtaataaatatttgtgtagTTTCTAAATATATTCCTTTCGCTTCATCTTCAGCTCTTAACTACTTTAACATTCTTATCACTCTTCTTCCTCGtccttttataattttaggagATTTCAACTCTCATCATATTCTTTTGGGATGTTCTATCTTCTACATATTGTGGTGAAATGTTGTAAGACATACTTGATTCTCataatatttgtgaaatctCCAAATGAAAAAATTTTAGTGGTGCAATAGATCTTTGTCTATGTTTCCCAAATTTAGCTTCATGTATGACATGGCAAACATTATCTAACTCACATGGAAGTGATCATTTCACAATTGTTTCATTTCCGACTAATGATTCTCGTTACTTACAAAGTTCTTACAGAAAGCCAAGTTTGAAATATAAACTCACTAATGAAAAATTATGGGATAAATTTAAAAGCGCCGTAGACCTTAATGTTTCGAATTTACCCAATTTATCACATGGAGTTAGTAATTGCAGCAATGCATTTACAAGTGCCTGTTCCCGCTTCCCCCgagcgtaaaaagaataggggagtcccaggcccaaaggtgtcgtaagaggcgaggGCTGGCTAAgagctttttagaagtgggagagtcacgctgccgtcttacgacgtcagcacaatcgggccagactcgtccgggttaattaccacactcgcacagaataccggcgtgaagtagcggcctagtgccgctatgtttcgcataggtcaGTGTCGAGGATCGGAGGCCATTTTCTCTTC
This portion of the Leptidea sinapis chromosome 32, ilLepSina1.1, whole genome shotgun sequence genome encodes:
- the LOC126974279 gene encoding uncharacterized protein LOC126974279; the protein is MSSFTKLNRVFAYILRFIYNCRSPNNKNKSYITSNELNSAYNRIIYISQQEMFPEEYNHLKYNQILPKKNRLISLSPFIDSNNLIRVGGRLQNSNYSYDVKHPVLLCSKHHLTKILFLKYHKSLFHAGPQLLLANVRLTYWPLGGRNLAKQTVRNCVRCTRFKAQPIQVVMGNLPSERTQLQFPFLNTGLDYAGPVLIADRKGRGCKLIKSYICVFVCFAVRAVHLELVSDLTKEAFLGAFNRFISRRGKPQRVFSDNGTTFVRAFNELSRLLQVSSNTISNDIANEGIEFKFIPAYSPHFGGLWEAAVKSIKTLLRRVMSLTHLTYEELSTCLIQIEAILNSRPLTPHSTDPSDLSYLSPAHFLIGRPLTTVPRPQMPDDVNLQRLPRYDRIENLRQHFWRRYSNEYVSILQQRAKWHTGYQDLKPGTMVLVRDSHLPPLLWLLGRVTNVHPGSDGRSRVADITTRKGVITRAYNMLCPLPVP